A window from uncultured Desulfobacter sp. encodes these proteins:
- a CDS encoding methyl-accepting chemotaxis protein, translating to MNRLSIKARMFLIIGAILVLFAVMIWFAVSGSNTVKLLAIQKTDDVMFKDQQNKLQVATHSVALALGHAIENIVDKDEQINVFRRHIKDIRFEEDNSGYFMIYQGTTMVAHPIKEELNGKDLESLKDKNNTLFVKKMAEQAKAGGGFVEYVWEKPGAGDTLKLSYTEMIPGTDYWIGTGVYLDNIDAYEAEMTQEINARVTSSTIKMVVFAGIIFICIISLCLIIVFGIARGLGLIICSVKDIAEGEGDLTKRVEISSQDELGELAKWLNVFLEKLQGIIKRLANNSDQVGDASNALASIATQMSANAADTHHRADQVAAASEEMSTNMNSVASAMEESSSNAAVVASAAEEMNSTINEIAGTAESARNVSERASEKVAEASGSMGELSQAAKDISNVTDTINDISDQINLLALNATIEAARAGDAGKGFAVVANEIKDLAAQTAKATADIQAKVDNVQTTSDGTGKVISEITDVINDVKEMVVTIATAVTQQSSATQEIAGNVEQLSLGIQEVNENVSQSTQVAGEMAQDITEVSKSSEHIASGSSRVESSAADLKKMATELKQIVDTFIV from the coding sequence ATGAATCGACTTTCCATTAAAGCAAGAATGTTCCTCATTATTGGTGCGATCCTGGTGCTGTTTGCGGTAATGATCTGGTTTGCCGTATCAGGAAGCAACACGGTAAAGCTGCTGGCGATACAAAAAACCGATGACGTGATGTTCAAAGATCAACAAAACAAACTTCAGGTGGCCACACACAGCGTTGCCTTAGCCCTCGGCCACGCAATAGAAAATATTGTGGACAAAGACGAGCAGATAAACGTATTTCGACGTCATATTAAGGATATTCGTTTTGAAGAAGATAACTCCGGTTATTTTATGATTTATCAGGGCACAACTATGGTCGCACATCCCATAAAAGAGGAACTCAACGGAAAGGATTTAGAATCCCTGAAAGATAAAAACAATACTCTTTTTGTGAAAAAAATGGCCGAACAGGCAAAAGCCGGCGGCGGTTTTGTCGAATATGTATGGGAGAAACCAGGCGCCGGCGATACGTTGAAATTGAGCTATACGGAAATGATTCCCGGCACGGATTACTGGATTGGAACCGGCGTATACCTTGACAACATTGATGCATACGAGGCGGAAATGACACAGGAAATAAACGCCAGAGTGACATCTTCTACGATTAAGATGGTCGTGTTTGCCGGCATCATTTTTATTTGTATCATCTCTTTGTGTTTAATCATTGTATTCGGCATTGCTCGCGGACTTGGGCTGATTATCTGCAGTGTAAAAGATATTGCTGAAGGCGAAGGTGATTTAACCAAACGGGTTGAAATAAGCAGTCAGGATGAACTCGGCGAGCTTGCAAAGTGGCTTAATGTGTTTCTTGAAAAGCTCCAGGGCATCATCAAAAGACTGGCCAATAACTCCGATCAAGTTGGGGATGCATCCAACGCATTGGCTTCCATTGCCACCCAGATGTCGGCCAACGCAGCCGATACACACCATCGTGCCGACCAGGTTGCGGCGGCATCCGAAGAGATGAGTACCAACATGAACTCTGTGGCGTCTGCAATGGAAGAGTCATCGAGCAATGCCGCTGTGGTGGCCTCTGCTGCCGAAGAGATGAATTCGACAATTAATGAAATTGCAGGTACCGCTGAATCTGCCCGGAATGTCTCCGAACGGGCCAGCGAAAAAGTGGCTGAAGCTTCGGGCAGTATGGGAGAATTAAGCCAGGCGGCCAAGGATATCAGCAACGTCACTGACACCATCAATGATATTTCCGACCAGATAAATCTGCTGGCCTTGAATGCGACGATAGAGGCGGCAAGGGCCGGCGATGCGGGTAAAGGCTTTGCCGTTGTTGCAAATGAAATAAAAGATCTGGCCGCCCAGACGGCCAAGGCAACGGCGGATATACAAGCCAAGGTTGACAACGTTCAAACAACCTCGGACGGTACCGGGAAAGTTATTTCGGAAATTACGGATGTCATCAATGATGTCAAGGAGATGGTTGTGACCATTGCCACGGCAGTCACACAGCAGTCCTCTGCCACCCAGGAAATCGCCGGAAATGTTGAACAATTGTCCCTGGGCATCCAGGAAGTCAATGAAAATGTCAGTCAAAGTACCCAGGTGGCCGGTGAAATGGCCCAGGATATCACAGAGGTCAGTAAATCTTCCGAGCACATCGCTTCGGGCAGTTCCAGAGTCGAATCAAGTGCGGCTGATTTGAAAAAAATGGCAACAGAATTAAAACAGATTGTAGACACCTTTATCGTTTGA
- a CDS encoding DUF4402 domain-containing protein, translating into MEKRHKNSLVLIWAALVLFGLPCCRVFALTVDSIRALSFGSIIADPSRNETFEIDARFGPAGTIKTSAGASVLSSPGNSGIIRISSGLPFSCTLVFPAGTNLTQGGNSMVVDHFSILSETGGSSPGGVLDLNVGGRLNVQRGQAGGAYSGSAVIMVVFE; encoded by the coding sequence ATGGAGAAGCGGCATAAAAACAGTCTTGTCCTGATATGGGCGGCCCTGGTTCTATTCGGACTGCCCTGTTGCCGCGTGTTTGCACTTACTGTGGACAGTATCCGAGCCCTGTCCTTTGGCAGCATCATTGCTGACCCAAGCCGCAATGAGACCTTTGAAATTGACGCCCGATTCGGGCCTGCGGGAACCATAAAGACAAGCGCCGGCGCTTCCGTGCTTTCCAGCCCGGGCAACAGCGGCATCATCCGTATCAGTTCAGGTCTGCCGTTTTCCTGTACCCTGGTATTTCCTGCCGGCACAAACTTGACCCAGGGCGGAAACAGTATGGTTGTGGATCATTTTTCCATCCTCTCGGAAACCGGGGGATCAAGCCCCGGCGGTGTCCTGGATTTGAATGTCGGCGGTCGACTGAATGTTCAAAGGGGACAGGCCGGAGGAGCTTACAGCGGCAGCGCCGTCATCATGGTTGTTTTTGAATAA
- a CDS encoding DUF4402 domain-containing protein — translation MIKKMFRRCILLLAALLVSMPGSAGAVNSTVTVNAVIQQAALTVTNATVNFGTIVTAGVDTVIIDASASAAVAVPTTASLTTITVAGSSGTITVTSTVPSAIVDITYPASIVLSDGGTATMTVDQISTYSTPTPLTLDGSGSGTINVGGRLSIGATQTAGTYTNTGTIAVNYQ, via the coding sequence ATGATAAAAAAAATGTTTCGCAGATGTATACTGCTGTTAGCAGCCCTTTTGGTGTCCATGCCGGGCAGCGCGGGGGCTGTGAATTCAACCGTTACGGTCAATGCCGTTATCCAGCAGGCGGCCCTTACGGTGACCAATGCAACCGTTAATTTCGGAACTATCGTTACTGCGGGTGTGGATACCGTAATTATTGATGCCTCTGCAAGTGCTGCGGTTGCCGTGCCCACCACTGCGTCCCTCACGACGATAACTGTCGCAGGTTCCAGCGGAACAATCACTGTGACCTCCACCGTTCCCAGCGCCATTGTGGACATCACCTATCCTGCGTCAATCGTTCTCAGCGACGGTGGCACTGCCACCATGACAGTGGACCAAATTTCAACCTATTCAACACCGACGCCCCTAACGCTTGACGGGTCAGGAAGCGGAACGATCAATGTCGGCGGCCGACTCTCCATAGGTGCAACCCAGACAGCAGGAACCTACACAAACACCGGAACCATTGCCGTCAATTACCAATAA
- a CDS encoding SPOR domain-containing protein, whose product MEPISGIGTAETASPVVSSKGARSDPFSRVFVLAKADELLKPTAQYKKWTRIRQKNDDLAFHLGNILLQRHELLENAGQGKAVDWPRFDELTQKLADHNIVLFESSALTSQLSTPPKTSASNLQHPHITPAASSPPPEDPTELTPLKNEPDNASISPDNLLILDARYKNTLLSSGMTAYGDNNGVLIPLGEIARIIDFNIQVDAESKTAKGWFISEDRPFSLDLSRGEAVIDGKQVKVPKGATGSADGEIYVDSQVLGEWFPVDFNYEFYSQSIKVNPREPLPFQSRSERENRRGQVLETGGNDTVLPRKESHYNLLEFPVVDISLQGGHESGKAMDSENGFSGEFSVLARGDVGKMSADIFFAGDDENGLNNSRITLERGDPEGNLLGPMNATHVAIGDVQVPSFPIISSGQNETGGTIGNQALNRTRDFDTTRFEGDLPPGWDVEIYRNFNLVGSQRVGADGRYDFKAVDLFYGKNDFELIFYGPQGQKRAQTKSINVGSEMLRKGEGEYHLSVTAKDSTIVDPNPDFETLDQDSLRMVGQYEYGVNEQLSFSGGVQSQQINNKRHNYLNAGIKSAMGGVFTGADYVHDTQGGDAAQLFLQTGTQTKAGPVDFRISQQFYDNFIAENISEADPPKSRTDISVSGVLENGEKYPDIPYTLSYRGSLKEQASDNLLSLNLGANMGSTYLNNRLEWNDTPAWEASELEGQFRATGNFKNLRVRGALDYELAPRLEIEGLELSSQFNPMDELSTELLFKAELEQQDKVTGGVRFNWKNGNYILSPQVSYGSDGEFVASLAVSTSIGREPRSKKMYMTSEKSADSGRVSARVFYDRNNNAVFDEGDQPIEGAKVSAPQLYTQAKTDEDGVALLTGLKKYTPADVVVEKDSLEDPFWEPSQQGNSIVPRPGHAELVEIPVIATSEIEGVVRLAKEDGDKTSLPNTRIQLVDANGEVVDETRSEHDGFYLFMKVPPGKYSIRLHPDDTARFKAQAEGMGKIVIGSDGDVVSGRDLVLHKKLTAPEVVAQAPVEKQVPTPANIPMPEPAQPSLKPSRLDTDADIIAMATPPVVQKTIPTQSPQRIDAVPESADRPKAEQHYGIHLTSYRTAEKAVAGISFLKKQYPDLLRDCDFTIQKQDLGPEKGQWYRVVVSDSGDRSKAETLENRIRMKAPYCKVVALDQNGDAGVHLTSFRTTKKANLSIEELKAQYPSLLKDLPFSIRKVDLGSKKGVWQRVVAGRFSSNNDAVSLARKIKMQEPYTRMIPIEKKDDIGIHLASFRQPERAQKALSEINKKFGDLLGDEARYIRRVDLGAQKGTWYRVMVGRFENLQAASDLQNVLTQNQQYARAIPL is encoded by the coding sequence ATGGAGCCGATTTCAGGGATAGGAACAGCCGAAACAGCCAGCCCGGTGGTGTCTTCAAAGGGGGCTCGTTCCGATCCATTTTCCCGTGTGTTTGTACTGGCAAAGGCAGACGAACTGCTCAAGCCAACAGCACAGTATAAAAAGTGGACACGAATTCGTCAAAAAAATGACGATCTTGCGTTCCACCTTGGGAACATTCTTTTGCAGCGCCATGAATTACTTGAAAATGCCGGACAGGGCAAAGCGGTTGACTGGCCGCGGTTTGACGAACTGACCCAAAAACTTGCCGATCATAATATTGTCTTGTTTGAAAGTTCGGCACTTACCAGCCAACTATCCACGCCGCCCAAAACGTCAGCATCCAACTTACAGCACCCCCATATTACACCCGCAGCCAGCAGCCCGCCACCGGAAGATCCAACCGAACTCACCCCGCTGAAAAACGAGCCCGACAATGCGTCAATCAGTCCGGACAACCTGTTGATACTGGATGCACGGTATAAAAATACGCTGCTCAGTTCCGGCATGACAGCCTATGGTGATAATAACGGGGTATTGATTCCCTTAGGAGAGATCGCCCGGATTATTGATTTTAATATCCAGGTGGATGCAGAATCCAAAACGGCAAAAGGCTGGTTTATCTCCGAAGACCGACCATTCTCCCTTGATCTGTCACGAGGAGAGGCCGTTATAGACGGCAAACAGGTCAAAGTTCCGAAAGGGGCAACAGGCTCTGCTGACGGAGAAATCTATGTAGACTCACAAGTTCTGGGAGAATGGTTCCCTGTGGATTTCAATTATGAATTCTACTCCCAGTCCATTAAAGTCAATCCCCGTGAGCCCCTTCCGTTCCAGTCCCGATCAGAGCGGGAAAACCGCCGGGGGCAAGTCCTGGAAACGGGCGGAAACGATACTGTCCTGCCCAGGAAAGAGAGCCACTACAATTTACTGGAATTCCCAGTGGTGGATATTTCCCTCCAGGGTGGACATGAAAGCGGCAAGGCAATGGACAGTGAGAACGGATTCTCAGGAGAATTCAGTGTGCTTGCCCGGGGGGATGTCGGCAAAATGTCCGCGGACATCTTTTTTGCAGGCGATGATGAAAACGGCCTGAACAACAGCCGGATCACCCTGGAGCGAGGCGACCCGGAAGGCAATCTTCTCGGCCCCATGAACGCCACCCACGTTGCGATCGGAGATGTCCAGGTGCCAAGCTTCCCCATTATCTCCTCGGGACAAAATGAGACCGGCGGCACCATCGGCAACCAGGCACTCAACCGCACACGGGATTTTGACACCACACGTTTTGAGGGGGATCTTCCCCCGGGATGGGATGTAGAAATATACAGGAACTTCAATCTGGTGGGGTCCCAGCGGGTGGGTGCTGACGGCAGGTACGACTTCAAAGCGGTTGATCTGTTTTATGGAAAAAATGATTTTGAACTGATTTTTTACGGCCCCCAGGGACAAAAACGCGCCCAGACCAAAAGTATTAATGTGGGTAGCGAAATGCTCCGCAAGGGAGAAGGAGAATACCACCTTTCGGTCACCGCCAAAGATTCCACCATAGTGGATCCCAATCCGGACTTTGAAACCCTGGACCAGGACTCATTGCGCATGGTAGGTCAGTATGAATACGGGGTGAACGAACAGCTCTCTTTTAGCGGCGGCGTCCAGAGTCAGCAGATAAACAATAAGCGCCATAACTATCTCAATGCAGGTATCAAATCCGCCATGGGCGGTGTGTTTACAGGGGCAGACTATGTTCATGACACCCAGGGGGGCGATGCAGCCCAGCTTTTTCTCCAGACCGGCACCCAGACCAAGGCAGGACCTGTGGATTTTCGGATCAGCCAGCAGTTTTACGATAATTTTATCGCCGAAAATATTTCCGAAGCAGATCCCCCCAAATCAAGAACCGACATCTCTGTTTCGGGTGTACTGGAAAACGGGGAAAAATATCCGGATATTCCGTATACCCTCTCCTACCGGGGAAGCCTGAAGGAACAAGCCTCCGACAATCTGTTATCGTTGAACCTTGGGGCAAACATGGGCAGCACCTATCTGAACAACCGGCTGGAATGGAACGACACCCCGGCATGGGAGGCATCGGAACTGGAAGGACAATTCCGGGCCACAGGCAATTTTAAAAACCTGCGGGTGCGCGGCGCCCTGGATTATGAACTGGCCCCGAGATTAGAAATAGAGGGTCTGGAACTGTCCTCCCAGTTCAATCCCATGGACGAACTCAGTACGGAGCTGCTCTTTAAGGCAGAACTTGAACAGCAGGATAAAGTGACAGGCGGCGTGAGATTCAACTGGAAAAACGGCAATTACATCCTCTCTCCCCAGGTGAGCTATGGATCAGACGGAGAGTTCGTCGCCAGCCTGGCGGTGAGCACTTCCATCGGCAGGGAACCCAGGAGCAAAAAAATGTATATGACCTCGGAAAAAAGTGCAGACAGCGGCAGGGTGTCGGCAAGGGTGTTCTACGACCGCAACAATAATGCCGTTTTCGACGAGGGAGACCAGCCCATCGAAGGGGCAAAGGTAAGCGCCCCTCAATTGTATACCCAGGCAAAGACTGATGAAGACGGGGTGGCGCTGTTGACCGGCTTGAAAAAATACACCCCCGCCGATGTCGTGGTGGAGAAAGACTCGCTTGAGGATCCGTTCTGGGAACCGTCCCAACAAGGCAACTCCATAGTTCCCAGGCCAGGCCATGCAGAACTTGTTGAGATCCCGGTCATTGCGACCAGTGAGATAGAAGGGGTGGTCCGCCTTGCCAAGGAAGATGGCGACAAGACGTCCCTGCCCAATACCCGGATTCAACTGGTGGATGCGAACGGTGAGGTGGTAGACGAAACCCGGTCAGAGCATGACGGTTTTTATCTGTTTATGAAGGTGCCCCCGGGTAAATATTCGATTCGGCTCCACCCGGATGACACAGCACGATTTAAGGCCCAGGCAGAAGGGATGGGGAAAATTGTGATTGGAAGCGACGGTGATGTGGTCAGCGGTCGTGATCTGGTGCTGCACAAAAAATTGACGGCACCTGAAGTAGTGGCCCAAGCCCCGGTTGAGAAGCAGGTGCCCACGCCGGCAAATATTCCGATGCCTGAACCAGCCCAACCCAGTTTAAAGCCGTCCCGGCTGGACACAGATGCGGACATAATCGCCATGGCAACACCACCTGTGGTCCAGAAAACCATCCCAACCCAATCGCCGCAGCGGATAGATGCCGTACCCGAATCGGCAGACCGGCCGAAGGCCGAACAGCATTACGGCATCCACCTAACATCCTATCGGACTGCTGAAAAGGCAGTGGCCGGCATATCCTTTTTGAAAAAACAATACCCAGACCTATTGAGAGACTGTGATTTTACGATTCAAAAACAAGATCTGGGACCTGAAAAAGGCCAATGGTACAGGGTGGTGGTCAGCGATTCCGGAGACCGCAGTAAAGCAGAAACCCTTGAAAACCGTATTCGGATGAAAGCGCCCTATTGTAAAGTAGTCGCCTTGGATCAGAACGGGGACGCAGGCGTTCATCTAACCTCGTTCCGGACCACGAAAAAGGCGAATTTAAGTATCGAAGAATTAAAGGCCCAGTATCCGTCACTGCTTAAAGACCTGCCATTCTCCATCAGGAAAGTTGATCTCGGATCGAAAAAAGGGGTGTGGCAACGGGTTGTGGCAGGTCGTTTCTCAAGCAATAATGACGCGGTATCCCTTGCAAGGAAGATAAAAATGCAAGAACCTTATACCCGGATGATTCCCATTGAGAAAAAGGATGACATCGGTATCCACCTGGCATCTTTCAGACAGCCGGAAAGGGCGCAAAAAGCCCTTAGCGAAATCAACAAAAAATTCGGCGACCTGTTGGGTGATGAGGCCCGGTATATCCGCAGGGTTGACTTAGGGGCCCAAAAGGGCACCTGGTACAGGGTCATGGTGGGTCGGTTCGAAAACCTTCAGGCTGCAAGTGACCTGCAAAATGTACTGACTCAAAATCAGCAGTATGCGCGGGCGATCCCCCTATAA
- a CDS encoding ABC transporter substrate-binding protein, with the protein MNQTIKIGTLIRTNFVVLCMILFFTTAPALAGDTLNYRLKWLFNTSVAGDIIADTGGFFKRAGLDVSVNEGGAGKNAIKELELGYADFGVASADQVIRALEKGADVVVLAQIFQVNPMQWIYRSNQAEINTLSDLKGRHIGVTFGGNDETIMNTLLAKAGLTSRDVRISSVRFDFTPFLKKEVDVWPVYRNSQGVILEERLAAENEQIKFFNPADYGVSFVANSVVTSGTMMKNHPDTVKTFMTALLAAWEFAMDPANETQVLDQIKTKDKGTQDDIRQKQLAATRPLIKPDKEAKIGIIDTGAWQQTESIMINENQIAAPVHVTNRLVGFKK; encoded by the coding sequence ATGAATCAAACAATTAAAATCGGCACCTTAATCCGGACAAATTTCGTGGTCCTGTGCATGATACTATTTTTTACAACAGCCCCCGCCCTTGCAGGCGACACCCTCAATTACCGTTTAAAATGGCTGTTCAATACCTCTGTGGCCGGCGACATCATTGCCGATACCGGTGGCTTTTTTAAACGAGCGGGGTTAGATGTGTCCGTGAATGAAGGCGGGGCCGGGAAAAACGCCATCAAGGAACTGGAACTGGGATATGCAGATTTTGGGGTGGCCTCAGCCGACCAGGTCATCCGGGCCCTTGAAAAGGGTGCTGACGTGGTGGTTCTGGCCCAGATTTTCCAGGTCAACCCGATGCAGTGGATTTACCGGTCGAATCAGGCCGAAATCAATACGCTTTCCGACTTAAAGGGGCGGCATATCGGAGTCACTTTTGGGGGGAACGATGAGACCATCATGAACACCCTTTTGGCCAAAGCAGGCCTCACGTCAAGAGATGTGCGCATATCAAGCGTCCGGTTTGATTTTACCCCTTTTTTAAAGAAAGAAGTGGATGTCTGGCCGGTATACCGCAACTCCCAGGGGGTGATTCTGGAAGAGCGGCTGGCCGCAGAAAACGAACAGATAAAATTCTTTAACCCCGCAGATTACGGCGTCTCCTTTGTGGCCAATTCGGTTGTAACATCAGGCACCATGATGAAAAACCATCCGGACACGGTAAAAACATTTATGACAGCGCTGCTGGCGGCATGGGAATTTGCCATGGACCCAGCCAATGAAACCCAGGTTTTAGACCAGATCAAAACAAAGGATAAAGGCACCCAAGACGACATCCGACAAAAACAGCTTGCTGCCACCCGGCCTTTAATCAAACCTGACAAAGAGGCAAAAATCGGCATTATAGATACGGGAGCATGGCAGCAGACCGAAAGCATCATGATCAATGAAAATCAGATCGCAGCGCCGGTTCATGTCACAAACCGTCTGGTTGGATTTAAAAAATAG
- a CDS encoding ABC transporter permease subunit codes for MLFRRIYQFLIVYCLGVTGLLAVKYATGLSNYVIPGFPLIFDTAHRVLNGYFLDVLNTLSVAVLGQMISIIMAFFVGILGRKSSWAGSFIKVMAYNIQAYPIVALAPIIFILLGDGFLSRLLIASMICYFPLLLSVLGIMASPIKDIEHFYIATGRMRWQLEVKIRAFENLNKLTTVIAGSSTLAMAGTIVAEFIAADQGIGYSIRIALYQSDLACILVALFSIGIIISVYQGILETLGEQMKNKWSAPKGGDLI; via the coding sequence ATGCTGTTTAGACGAATCTACCAGTTTTTGATTGTCTATTGCCTCGGTGTTACAGGGCTTTTGGCCGTTAAATATGCAACGGGTCTGTCCAATTATGTCATTCCCGGTTTTCCGCTGATCTTTGATACGGCACACAGGGTGCTCAACGGCTATTTTCTTGACGTGCTCAACACCCTTTCGGTGGCGGTCCTGGGCCAGATGATCTCCATTATCATGGCCTTTTTTGTTGGGATTCTGGGCCGCAAGTCTTCCTGGGCCGGCTCGTTTATCAAGGTGATGGCATACAACATCCAGGCCTATCCCATCGTGGCCCTGGCCCCGATCATTTTTATCCTTTTGGGGGACGGATTTTTATCCCGCCTGCTCATTGCGTCAATGATCTGTTATTTTCCCTTGCTGCTGTCAGTGTTGGGAATCATGGCTTCACCCATCAAGGACATTGAACATTTTTACATTGCCACCGGCCGGATGCGCTGGCAGCTGGAAGTCAAAATCCGTGCCTTTGAAAACTTAAACAAGCTGACCACAGTGATTGCAGGGTCATCCACCCTGGCCATGGCCGGTACCATTGTGGCCGAATTTATTGCCGCGGATCAAGGTATCGGCTACAGTATCCGCATCGCCCTTTACCAGAGTGATCTTGCTTGCATCCTTGTGGCCCTGTTTTCCATCGGCATTATCATTTCGGTGTACCAGGGCATTCTGGAAACTTTAGGCGAACAGATGAAAAATAAATGGTCTGCACCCAAAGGAGGAGATCTGATATGA
- a CDS encoding ATP-binding cassette domain-containing protein gives MQFACRGLTFTYPEADKPVLENLNFSMTAPGFNAVFGPSGVGKTSFARILAGGSTGPGGNALIYEGISTILYSYNQERLPGWSSTGNHLDKVCPSKNEGLKKELINIFKVGTLLKSRFSQLSMGQQNRMNLIRYLIQDFDLLILDESLANVDEALRETIVLAMKEIFPEKLFLYISHNLMEVARFCKDILVLSRPGKGKGAIVVQGQDYETGYTADPKAIDRSMLEIMNAV, from the coding sequence ATGCAGTTTGCGTGCAGGGGCCTGACCTTCACCTACCCGGAGGCGGACAAACCGGTCCTTGAAAATCTTAATTTTTCCATGACAGCACCTGGATTTAATGCGGTTTTCGGGCCGTCCGGCGTGGGCAAAACCTCCTTTGCGAGAATTCTTGCAGGCGGCAGCACCGGCCCCGGGGGAAATGCCCTGATTTATGAAGGTATTTCCACCATTTTATATTCTTACAACCAGGAGCGTCTGCCCGGCTGGTCCAGCACAGGCAACCACCTGGACAAGGTATGCCCCTCAAAAAATGAGGGTCTTAAGAAAGAACTTATCAACATTTTTAAGGTCGGCACCCTGTTGAAGTCACGATTTTCCCAGCTCTCCATGGGTCAGCAGAACCGGATGAACCTTATCCGATACCTGATCCAGGATTTTGATCTGCTGATACTGGATGAAAGCCTTGCCAATGTGGATGAAGCCTTGCGGGAAACCATTGTGCTGGCTATGAAAGAAATATTTCCGGAAAAGCTGTTTCTCTATATCTCCCACAATCTCATGGAAGTGGCGCGATTTTGCAAGGACATCCTGGTGTTGAGCCGGCCCGGGAAAGGCAAGGGGGCCATCGTGGTTCAGGGCCAGGATTATGAAACAGGATATACGGCAGACCCCAAAGCAATCGACCGGTCCATGCTGGAGATTATGAATGCTGTTTAG